The Streptomyces sp. NBC_00162 sequence CGGTCCTGGCCGTCGCCAACACCGGTGCCGCGCTCGACGCGACGGGCGTGGAGTCGCTGAGCACCCTGCGCGCCTCCGCCAAGCGCGAATCCGGGACCGGGGCGGGCTCCGGCTCCGGCTCCGGCTCCGGCTCCGGCTCCGGCGACACCGTCGGCCGGTTCGGCGTCGGCTTCGCGGCCGTCCTCGCCGTCTCCGACGAGCCCGCCGTCCTCGGCCGCCACGGGGGCGTCCGCTGGTCCCTCGCCGAGTCCCGCGAACTGGCCCGCGACGCCGCCGTCGGCAGCCCCGGCCTCGGCGACGAGCTGCGCCGCCGCGACGGCCACGTCCCGCTGCTGCGGCTCCCGCTGCCCGCCGAGGGCACCGCCCCCGACGGCTACGACACCGTCGTGGTCCTCCCGCTGCGCGACGCCGCCGCCGAGGGCCTCGTCGAGCGGCTCCTCACCGGCATCGACGACGCCCTGCTGCTCACCCTGCCCGGGCTGCGCGAGGTCGTGGTGGAGACCCCGGCCGGACCCGCCCGGACCCTGTACCGCCGCGACGAGGGCTCGTACACCGTCATCGAGGACTCCCGGTCGGGCACCAGCCGCTGGCGCACCGTCCGCCACGGCGGCCCCATCGAGAAGGCCCTGCTCGCCGACCGGCCCGTCGAGGAACGGCTGCGGCCCTTCTGGTCGGTGTCCTGGGCCGTGCCCGTCGACACCGAGGGCGCGCCGCTGCGCCCGGCCACCGCGCCCGTCGTGCACGCGCCGACCCCCACCGACGAACCCCTCGGCATCCCCGCCCTGCTCATCGCGACCCTGCCGCTGGACACCACCCGCCGGCACCCCGCGCCCGGCCCGCTGACCGACTTCCTCGTGGAGCGCGCGGCCGACGCGTACGCCGAACTCCTCGGCGCCTGGGACCCGGTGACCACCGCGCTCGTGGACCTGGTCCCCGGCCCGCTCGGCAAGGGCGAGCTGGACGGGGCCCTGCGCGCCGCCGTGCTCCGGCGGCTGCCCCGTACGGCCTTCCTCGAGCCCGCCGCCCCGCCCGAGCACGCCGAGGAACGGGCCGCGCTGCGCCCCTTCGAGGCCGAGGTCGTGGAGGGCGCGGGCGCCGACACCGTACGGGTCCTCGCCGAGGTCCTGCCGACCCTGCTCCCGGCCGGTCTGGAGCGCCGCCCCGAACTGCGCACGCTGGGCGTGGGCCGGCTCCCGCTCGGGGACGCCATCGAGCGGATCGCGGGCATCGAGCGGACCCCCGACTGGTGGCACCGGCTCTACGACAGCCTCGCCGGGGTCGACCCGGACCGGCTGTCCGGGCTGCCCGTGCCGCTCGCCGACGGCCGCACGACGATCGGGCCGCGCCACGTCCTCCTCCCGTACGCGGACACCCCGGTGGACCTGGCCCGGCTGGGGCTGAAGGTGGCCCACCCGGATGCCGCGCACCCGCTGCTGGAGAAGCTCGGATCCCTTCCGGCGACCCCGCGGGCCGTCCTGACGACCCCGCAGGTGCGGGCCGCCGTGGCGGGCTCGATGGACGCGGGCGAGATCTGGGACGAGGACGCGCTGGACCCGGAGGAGCTGGCCGACGTGGTCCTGGGCCTGGTCCGGGACGCCGACCTGGCACCGGGCGAGGAGCCCTGGCTGGGTGCGCTGGCCCTCCCGGACGAGGACGGGGAGCTCACCCCGGCCGGTGAGCTGCTGCTGCCCGGATCGCCGCTCGCCTCGGTCATCCGCGAGGACGAAGTCCCGTACGTGGACGCCGAACTGGCCTCCCGGTGGGACGCGGACACCCTCACCGCCTGCGGGGTACTGGCCGTCTTCCAGCTGGTCCGCGCCACCGACGTGGTCCTGGACCCGGACGAACTGGAACCGCGCGACGGGGACTTCGCCGAGCCCGACGACGCGGGCCTGCTCGACGCGGTGGACGTGTGGTGCGAGGACCTGCTGGACCAGCTGCCGGACACCCCGGTGCCGCCGGTGGCGACCGAGCTGGTCGCCGTACGGGACCTCGACCTGGTCGACGACGACTGCTGGCCCCAGGCCCTGGCGATGCTCGCGCAGCCCCCGCTGCGCGACGCGCTGACCCAGCCCGTACGGGTGCTGCTCCCGGACGGCACCACGCAGTCGGTGCGCTCGTACACCGCCTGGTGGCTGCGCGACCACCCGGTGCTCGACGGCCGCCGCCCGGCCGGCCTGCGCGCGGCGGGCGGCGACCCGCTGCTGGCGGGCCTCTACACCTCGGCGGACGCCACCGGGTTCGAGGACGAGCAGGTCCTGCGGGCCCTGGGCGTACGGACGACCGTGCCGGCCCTCCTGGACGAACCCGGCGGCGCGGCCGAGCTGCTGGCCCGTCTCGCGGACCCTGAGCGCGAGGTGACGGGCCGCCAGCTGCACGGCCTGTACTCGGCCCTGGCCGATCTGGACCCCGAGCAGGTCACCCTCCCGGACGAGCTGCGCGCGGTGGTGGACGGCGAGGTCCGGGTGGTGGACGCGGCGGACGCGGTCATCGCGGACGCCCCGGACCTGCTCCCGCTGACGGAGGGCCTGCCGCTGTTGCCGGTCGCCCCCTCCCGGGCGCCGGACCTGGCGGACCTCCTCCAGGTCCGGCGCGTCTCGGAGACGGTCCCGGCGGAGGTGACCACCCCGGGCGAGGAACACGAGGTCCCGGAGCCGGTCCGGGTCCTGCTGGGCCCCTCGACCCCGGCCACGTACGTCGAGCACGAGGAACTGATCGCGGGCGGCATCGAACTGGACTGGCGCCGCACCCCCGACGGCACCCTGCACGCCTCCACCCTGGAGGGCGTCGCCGCGGGCCTGGCCTGGTCGGCGGGCCAATGGCCCCGCCGCTTCGAGGTGGCAGCCCTCCTGGAGGACCCGTCCCGGACCGCCGAGCTGGCCCGGGACAGGTGGTTCGACTAGCCCTGTCCGGGCGGTTCCGTCGCCCGGTCGGCTGAAGTGCGTGCACCGGTCCCCTGCTCTAGCGTCGGAAGGGCGAGGGTGACCGATGCGTCGAGCCGGTCGCCCCTCAGCGCCTGCTCAGCGCCGCCCCCGCCCGTGGTCCGGCACACACGCGGATCGCGCGACCGACCGAGAGAGCAGGTGCATCCGCATGCGTTCGTCGGCTCGAATCCCCAGCATCCTCGCCGGCCTGGCCCTCGCCGTCGGCGGCGTCGCCTTGGCCGCCCCGGCCGCCCACGCGGACATGAAGGCCTGCGAGCAATACGTCACGCAACACAACGCTCAGGTCACCGACGCGGTCCGGCAGGCGTGCTACCAGGGTCAGATCGGCAACCAGACCAGCTGCTCCGCCAGCCTCGACGCGGCCGGCATCTCCAAGGACGTCGCGGCCGGAGCCTGCCGGGCGGCTCCGCAGTAGTTCTCGTGCCATCCCTGGTCCGGGGCGAGGGCGTCCGCCGGCCGGGCGGCGCCCTCGCCCCGGCGAGCCGGTCATGCCGGTCCTGCCGGGAACTTGCGGTTCACCCAGTGGAACGTGAACTCGATCAGGGTCGCGGCGGCCGCGGCGACGGCCACCGCGATCCACGGCATGGTCACGCCCACCAGCTTGAGCTGGAAGAAGTCCTGGAGCCACGGCACGACCAGCACGATCAGGAAAGCGCCGCCCATCGCGCCGACCAGGCCGACCCGCCACCACGTGTACGGGCGGGCGATGATCGCCAGGACCCACATCGAGGTCAGGAACAGCGTGAGGGTCGCCGCGCTGGTCTCGGCCTTGAGGGCGTCCGGGCCGGTGTAGTAGTGGCGGGCGATCAGGTACGTCACGAAGGTGGCCGTCGCCGCGATCACGCCGCCCGGGATCGCGTACCGCATCACCCGTTTCACGAAGTGCGGCTTCGCGCGCTCCTTGTTCGGCGCGAGGGCCAGGAAGAAGGCCGGGATGCCGATGGTGAGGGTGGACAGCAGCGTCAGGTGGCGGGGCAGGAAGGGGTACTCGACCTGTGAGCAGACCACGAGGACGGCCAGCAGCACCGAGTAGACCGTCTTGGTGAGGAAGAGGGTCGCCACGCGGGTGATGTTGCCGATGACCCGGCGGCCCTCGGCGACCACCGAGGGGAGGGTCGCGAAGCTGTTGTTGAGAAGGACGATCTGGGCCACGGCCCGGGTGGCCTCCGAGCCGGAGCCCATCGAGACGCCGATGTCGGCGTCCTTGAGCGCGAGCACGTCGTTGACGCCGTCGCCGGTCATGGCGACCGTGTGGCCCTTGGACTGGAGGGCCCCGACCATGTCCCGCTTCTGCTGCGGGGTGACGCGCCCGAAGACGGAGTTGGCGTCGAGGACCTGCGCCATGCCGACCTGCTCCGTGGGGAGTTTGCGGGCGTCGACGGTGTTCTCGGCGCCCGGCAGGCCCAGCTTGCCGGCGACCGCGCCCACGGAGATGGCGTTGTCGCCGGAGATGACCTTCGCCTTGACGTCCTGGTCCTCGAAGTAGCGCAGCGTGTCGGCGGCGTCGGGCCGCAGCCGCTGCTCGAGGACGACGAGAGCGGTCGGCCTGACCCCGGTGGCCACGGCGGCGTCGTCCAGTTCGCGGGCGGAGCGGGCCAGCAGGAGGACCCGCAGGCCCTGCTCGTTGAGGTCGTTGATCTCGTCGAGGGCGGGGTCCCCGGAGGGGAGCAGGATGTCGGGGGCGCCCAGCAGCCAGGTGTTGTTCTCGCCGTCGCCCTCGCTGAAGCTGGCGCCGCTGTACTTGCGGGCGGAGGAGAAGGGGAGGGACTCGGTGCAGCGCCACTCCGCGCTGTCGGGGTAGGCGTCGATGATCGCCTGGAGGCTGGCGTTGGGGCGCGGGTCGGACTCGCCGAGGGCGCCGAGCACCTTCTTGACGTACGCCGGGTCCGCGCCGCCGAGCGGGCGGAGCTCGGTGACGTCCATGCCGCCCTCGGTGAGGGTGCCGGTCTTGTCGAGGCAGACCACGTCGACGCGTGCGAGGCCCTCGATGGCGGGCAGTTCCTGGACCAGGCACTGCTGGCGGCCGAGCCGGATGACGCCGATCGCGAAGGCCACGGAGGTGAGGAGGACGAGGCCCTCGGGGATCATCGGGACGATGCCGCCGACGGTCCGGGCGATGGCGTCGTTGAGGTTGTTCTCCTTGACGACGAGCTGGCTGATGATCAGGCCGATGGAGGTCGGGATCATCATCCAGGTGACGTACTTCAGGATGGTGGAGATGCCGGAGCGCAGCTCGGAGTGGACGAGGGTGAAGCGGGAGGCCTCTTCGGCCAGCTGGGCGGCGTAGGCCTCGCGGCCGACCTTGGTGGCGGTGAACGCGCCGCCGCCGGCCACGACGAAGGAGCCGGACATGACCAGGTCGCCGGGCTTCTTCAGGACGGGGTCGGCCTCGCCGGTGAGCAGGGACTCGTCGATCTCCAGGCCGTCGGCCTCGCCGACGGAGCCGTCGACGACGACCTTGTCGCCGGGGCCGAGTTCGATGACGTCGCCGAGGACGATCTCGGAGGTGGAGATCTCGCCGGTCCTGCCGTCGCGGCGCACGCTGGGTTTGGCCTCGCCGATGACGGCGAGCCCGTCGAGGGTCTTCTTGGCGCGCATTTCCTGGATGATGCCGATGCCCGTGTTCGCGATGATCACGAAGCCGAAGAGGCTGTCCTGGATCGGCGCGACGAACAGCATGATCACCCAGAGCACGCCGATGATCGCGTTGAACCGGGTGAAGACGTTGGCGCGGACGATGTCGACGGTGGAACGGCTGCTGCGGACGGGGACGTCGTTCACGTCCCCGCGCGCCACGCGTTCGGCGACCTCGGCGGTGGTCAGGCCGCCGGGCTTGAACCGGGGCGCGGGCGGCCGCATCGGGTGTACGGGGTCCAGCTCGGCCCCCGCGTCGATGGCACCGCCGGCCCGCTCCGGACCGTCCTGATCGATCTTCGCCCGCTGCGTCATGCTTTCGACGGTAAGGGCGGTTCGAACGCTTCACCCGCCGAGAAGTCGGAAGATCCGACTTCGGGATGACCCCAATCCTCCCTTGGTCCCCCCTTGCGCGCCCCGAAGGACACGCGGGGTCTAGGCCTGCGCGGAGGGGTCCGCCTCGGCGGACGACGCTTCCGCGGCGTGGCGCTTGAGGGCGGCGTCGCGGCCGCGGACGTACCAGATGCCGATCAGGCCGAGGAAGCCGCCGGCCGCGCAGGTCCAGACCCACCACAGCAGGTCGCGGTCGGCGAACCACCCGTAGAAGGGGAGCTGGACGACGAAGAGGACGAACCAGATGATCGTGCCGCCGGTGATGGTGGCGACGATCGGGCCCTCCAGGGGCTCGGGTGCCTCGTGCTTGGGGGTCCATTTCGCCATGCGTCCAGTCTAGGTGCGCGAATTCCTGGTCTACGCGCGGAGATGGACGCCTCTTCGTTCATGTGTTCATACTGAAACGGTTTGGGCGTGGCCCATTTTCTTCGTATGAACCACCCAATGAGGACCGTATGAGCACCCCGGCCCCCGCCCCCACGGCCACCGCCCCGGAACCCGCCCCCCGTGCGACCTCGGGCCTGGACCGCCACTTCCGGATCTCCGAGCGCGGCTCGACCATCGGCCGCGAGGTCCGCGGCGGCTTCGCGACCTTCTTCGCGATGGCCTACATCATCGTGCTGAACCCGATCATCCTGGGCAGCGCGAAGGACATGTACGGGCACCAGCTCGACGGCGGCCAGCTCGTCACCGCCACCGTCCTGACGGCCGCCTTCACCACGCTCCTCATGGGTGTCATCGGCAACGTCCCGATCGCGCTCGCCGCCGGCCTCGGCGTCAACACCGTCGTCGCCCTCCAGCTCGCGCCCCGCATGAGCTGGGCCGACGCCATGGGCATGGTGGTCCTGGCCGGCTTCGTGGTGATGCTGCTGGTCGCCACCGGCCTGCGCGAGCGCGTCATGAACGCCGTCCCGGTGGGCCTGCGCAAGGGCATCGCCATCGGCATCGGCCTGTTCATCATGCTGATCGGCCTGGTCGACTCGGGCTTCGTCACCCGCATCCCCGACGCCGCGCACACCACCGTCCCGCTCCAGCTCGGCACGGGCGGCCACCTGCACGGCTGGCCCGTACTGATCTTCGTCATCGGCGTGCTGCTCACCCTCGCCCTGCTGATCCGCAAGACGCCGGGCGCGATCCTGATCTCCATCGTGGTGATGACCGTCGTCGCGGTCGCCGTCCAGCTCGTCGCCGGGCTGCCGAGCGAGGCCTGGGGCCTCACCGTCCCCGAGTGGCCGGGCAACCCGGTGGCCGCCCCCGACTTCGGGCTCGTCGGCCAGGTCAGCCTGTTCGGCGGCTTCGAGAAGGTCGGGATGCTGACCGGCGTCCTGTTCGTCTTCACCGTGCTGCTGTCCTGCTTCTTCGACGCCATGGGCACGATCCTGGGCGTCGGCGACGAGGCGAAGCTGATCGACAAGGACGGAAACTTCCCCGGCATCAACCGGGTCCTGCTGATCGACGGCCTGGCGGTCGCCTCGGGCGGAGCCACCTCCTCCTCGGCCACCACCTGCTTCGTGGAGTCCACGGCCGGGGTCGGCGAGGGCGCCCGTACCGGCCTGGCGAACGTCGTGACCGGCGGCCTCTTCACCGTGGCGCTGTTCCTCACCCCGCTCGCCACCATGGTCCCGTCCCAGGCGGCCACCCCCGCCCTGGTGGCGGTCGGCTTCCTGATCCTGGCGGGCTCGGTCAAGGACATCGACTGGAGCGACTTCACCATCGCCGTCCCGGCCTTCCTGGCCATGGTGACGATGCCCTTCACCTACTCGATCACCAACGGCATCGGCATCGGCTTCGTGAGCTTCTGCGCGCTGCGCGCCGCGACCGGCCGGGGCCGCGAGGTCCCGGTGGCCATGTACGTGGTGTCGGCGGTGTTCGTCTTCTACTACGCGATGCCGGCCCTCGGCCTCACGTAAGCCCGTAGAACTTCTCCGTCTCGTCGACGGCCGACTTGAAGCGCTCGTCGAAGTCATCGCGAATGAGCGTCCGGACCACATAGTCCTGGACGCTCATTCCGCGTTTGGCGGCATGAGTCCGGAGCCTGTCGAGGAGCTCCCCGTCTATGCGCATGCTCAGCACATGTGTCCCCATGCCGAAAGAGTCGGGGCAGAGGGTATGGACGCGTGTCACTTTCCGCCGCCGACTCACCCTTATGAGTGACGGCCAATAATGGTGTTCCTTAGCTAGAGTAATGAGTTACTCTAAGGACATGCGTGACCTCTCCCATGGCGACGACGCAGCCGCCGTGAACGACCTCCGCTCCGCCGTCATGCGGCTGGGCCGGCGCCTGAAGCATCAGCGCGTCGACGAATCGCTGAGCCCGACCGAGATGTCGGTACTCGGCACCCTCGCCCGCTGCGGCCAGGCCACACCTGGCGAGCTGGCCCGGCGGGAACACGTCCAGCCGCCGTCGATGACACGCATCGTCGCGTTGCTGGAGGCCAAGGGGCTGGTCACGCTGGAACCGCACCCCGACGACCGCCGCCAGAAGGTGGTCCGCCAGACGGAGGAGGCCGAAGCGATGCTCGAAGAGAGCCGCCGCAAGCGCAACGCCTTCCTGGCCGGGCTCGCGGCCGAGCTGACCGAGGACGAATGGGCCAAGCTGCGCGAGGCCGCACCCGTCCTGGAGAAGCTCGCGCACCTGTAGGAACGACGCCAGGAGGCGAACGCTTTTGAGTACGGGAAACGGAGCAGACTCCGCACCCGGCCACATATCCACCCCCGACACAACCCCCGCGAGCAGGAACCCGGGGGCACCTCCCGGCGGTAGCCGGGGGACGTTCAGCTCGCTGAAGATCCGGAACTACCGGCTCTTCGCGACCGGTCAGGTCGTCTCGAACACCGGCACCTGGATGCAGCGGATCGCCCAGGACTGGCTGGTCCTCTCCCTGACCGGCTCGGCCTCCGCCGTCGGCATCACCATCGCCCTGCAGTTCCTGCCGATGCTGATGTTCGGCCTCTACGGAGGCGTACTCGCGGACCGGCTGCCCAAGCGGCCGCTGCTGCTGGCCACCCAGAGCGCGATGGGCCTCACAGGCGTCGCACTGGCCGTGCTCACCCTGGCGGGACACGTCCAGGTCTGGCACGTCTACCTCGCCGCGTTCCTGCTCGGCCTGGTCACCGTCGTCGACAACCCGGCCCGGCAGACCTTCGTCCCCGAGATGGTCGGCAAGGACCAGGTCGCCAACGCCGTCAGTCTGAATTCGGCCAACTTCCAGTCCGCGCGGCTGGTCGGCCCGGCGATCGCCGGCGTGCTGATCACCGCAGTCGGCTCCGGCTGGGCCTTCCTGCTGAACGGACTGTCCTTCGCCGCGCCCATCGCCGGCCTGCTGATGATGCGGACGCACGAACTGCACCCGGTCGAGCCCCGGCCCCGCGCCAAGGGGCAGCTCCGCGAAGGCCTGCGCTACGTCGCCGGCCGCCCGGAGCTGATCTGGCCGATCGTCCTCGTCGGCTTCATCGGCACCTTCGGGTTCAACTTCCCGATCTGGCTGTCGGCCTACGTGAGCAACGTGTTCCACGGGGACGCGGGCACCTACGGGCTCTTCAACACCCTGATCGCGGCAGGCTCCCTCGCGGGCGCCCTGCTCGCCGCCCGGCGCGGGCACTCCCGGCTGCGGCTGCTGGTGGCGTCGGCCGTGCTGTTCTCGCTGCTGCTGCTCGTGACCGCCTTCGCGCCCGGCTTCTGGCTGTTCGCCGCGCTGCTCGTGCCGCTCGGGGTCTTCGGCCTGACGGTCAACGTGGTGGCCAACTCCAGCGTGCAGATGGCTACCGACCCCGAGATGCGGGGGCGGGTCATGGCCCTGTTCATGATGGTCTTCACCGGCGGCACCCCGCTGGGTGCGCCGCTGCTGGGCTGGATCACGGACACGTACGGCGCCCGGATCGGCATGGCTGCCGGTGGGCTGGTCTCGCTGCTCGCCTCCGTGGCGATCGCGGTGGTCCTGGCCCGGGTGGGCAACCTGCGGCTGCGGGTCGACCGGCACGGCGTGGCCTTCGTCCCGGCCGTGCGCAGCCGCGAGCTGGTGGCGGCCGCCTGACCCCTGCGGGTCCGCTGCTGGGGCTCCGCCCCAGACCCCGCGCCTCAAACGCCGGCGGGGCTGGTTTTGGCTGATCCCGCCAACGCCAGCCATATCCAGCCCCGCCGGCGTTTGAGGCGCGGGGGTTCGGGGGCAGCGCCCCCGACAACGGCGCCCAGCCCGGGCAGCCCCGCTAGGCTCGCGGCATGAGACTGTTCGCCGCCGTACTGCCGCCTGCGGAAGCCGTCGCCGAGCTGGCCGCGGCCGTGCACGGAGTGCGCGACGACCGGTTGACCTGGACCGCGGAAGCCGGCTGGCACTTCACGCTCGCCTTCATGGGCGAGGTACGGGACGAGGTGCTCCCCGACCTGCACGCCCGGCTCGCGCGCGCCGCCGCGCGGACCGCACCGTTCGCGGTGCGGCTGCACGGCGTCGGCCACTTCGGCGAACGCGCGCTGTGGGTCGGCGCCGCCGGGGACCTCGAGACGATGCGGCTGCTCGCGGAGCGGGCCGACGCCGCCGCCCGGCGGGCCGGGGTGCCCATGGAGCAGCACCGCCGCTACACCCCGCACCTCACCCTGGCCCGGTCCCGCGAAGGCGCCCGCCTGCGGCCCTACCTCGACGCCCTCGCGGACTTCGAGGGCGCCCCCTGGCAGACCGACACCCTGTGTCTGGTGCGCAGCAACCTGCCGGTCAGCGGGGTCCCCGGCGAGCAGCCCCGTTACGAGACCGTCGGGGCCTGGCCGCTGCACGGCTAGACACGCCCTGGGCCTGGTGTTCGGTCCGGGTTCAGCCGTAGGACCCTCGCTCGGAATGCTCCTGTGGAGGACCCGGGGCAACGTCACTCGGGCCACCCCTCGAAGGAGTCCCCGTGCAGATGACCGAGACCGTCACCGCTTCCACCCGCGTGGCCACCCGGCGCCGGCTGCTGATGTGCCGCCCGAGGCACTACGACGTCACCTACTCGATCAACCCGTGGATGAACCCGGAGAAGAGCACCGACACCGGCCTGGCCGTCCTCCAGTGGGAGCGGCTGCGCGACCTCTACCTGGAGCTCGGCCACCTCGTGGAGGAGATCGACCCGATCGACGGGCTCCCCGACATGGTGTTCGCCGCGAACGGCGCCACCGTGGTGGACGGAAAGGTCTACGGCGCCCGCTTCCTGCACGCGCAGCGCACGGCCGAGGGGCCCGCGTACCTCAAGTGGTTCGAGAGCCGGGGCTACCGCGAGCTGCTGTGGCCGGAGTACATCAACGAGGGCGAGGGCGACATCCTCACCGTCGGCCGCCGCCTGCTGGCCGGCACCGGCTTCCGCACCGACCCGCGCTCGCACGCCGAGGCGCAGGAGTTCTTCGGTCTGCCGGTGACCGGCCTGACCCTCGTCGACCCGGAGTTCTACCACCTGGACACGGCGCTCGCCGTGCTCTCGGACGACGAGGTCATGTACTACCCGGCCGCCTTCTCCGAGGGGAGCCGGGCCGTGCTGCGGACCCTGTTCCCCGATGCGATCCTCGCCACGGCCGAGGACGCCGCCGTCTTCGGGCTCAACGCCTTCTCCGACGGCCGCCACGTGCTGCTGCCCGAGGCGGCCACCGGCCTGAAGGCCCAGCTCAGCGCGCGGGGCTTCGAGCCGATCGGGGTCGATCTCTCCGAGCTCCTCAAGGCGGGCGGCAGCGTGAAGTGCTGCACCCTGGAGCTGCGCGGGCTCTGAGTGCGCGTACGCGCGTGCGGGGCAGGGCGACGGCCGCGTTAGGCTCGACGGGTGGATCCCAAGACCAGAAACCGTGTCATGGCCGGTGTGCTCGTGCTGATGTTCGTCGTAGTGGCCGTCGCGGCCGCCGTGGGGCAGTAGCGCCCGCTGCCCCTGGGCGGGCGTCGGGCCCTTGCCTCGAGTGGACTCGAAGCAGTTGGCTTGGGGTCCATGAAGTACACGCAGCTCGGACGCACCGGACTCAAGGTCAGCCGACTCGTTCTCGGCACGATGAACTTCGGTCCGCAGACAGACGAACCCACCAGTCACAGCATCCTGGACGGCGCCCTCGCCGCAGGTCTGAACTTCGTCGACACCGCCAACGTCTACGGGTGGGGTGAGAACAAGGGCCGCACCGAGGAGATCATCGGCACCTGGTTCGCCCAGGGCGGCGGCCGCCGGGACAAGACCGTCCTGGCCACCAAGGTCTACGGGAACATGGCCGGCGAGGGCGACCCGTGGCCCAACCACGACCGGCTGTCGGCACTGAACATCCGACGGGCCGTCGAGGCCAGCCTGAAGCGGCTCCAGACCGACTACATCGACCTCTACCAGTTCCACCACATCGACCGCCGGACCCCCTTCGAGGAGATCTGGCAGGCCGTCGACGTACTGATCCAGCAGGGCAAGATCCTTTACGCGGGCTCGTCGAACTTCCCCGGCTACAAGATCGCCCAGGCGAACGAGACCGCCGCCCGGCGCGGCACGGTCGGGCTGGTCAGCGAGCAGTGCCTCTACAACCTCGCCGAGCGGCGCGCCGAGATGGAGGTCATCCCGGCCGCGCAGGAGTACGGGCTCGGGGTCATCCCGTGGTCCCCGCTGCACGGCGGCCTGCTGGGCGGGGTCATCAAGAAGGAGGTCGAGGGCGGGCGCCGCGCCTCCGGACGGTCGGCGGACTCGCTGGCCAACACCTCGGTACGGGCCCAGGTGCAGGCGTACGAGGACCTGCTCGACAAGCACGGCCTGGAACCCGGCGAGACCGCGCTGGCCTGGCTGCTGACCCGGCCCGGGGTCACGGGCCCGATCGTCGGCCCTCGCACGGCCGGGCAGTTGGAGAGCGCGCTGCGCGCGCTGGAGCTGGAACTGAGCGAGGAGGTGCTGGCCGCCCTGGACGAGATCTTCCCGGGACCCGGCGCGTCCCCGGAGGCCTTCGCCTGGTAGGTCCCGCTCACGCGCCCCGGTAGGGACCGCCGATGCCCCAGGCCTGGTGGAGGACCGCCGCGAACTCGCCCGCCAGGCGGTGTTCGCCCGAGGCGTTGGGGTGGGTCCCGTCGTAGGTGTCGCGGTGGATGTCGTACGCGTCCGGCCGCGCGCCCAGCAGGATCGGTGAGGCGGCGGTGGTCAGATCGGCCACCGCCTTCGCCAGGAGCTCGTTGAAGCGGGCCACCTCCGCCGCGAAGGGGGCGTCCTCGTCGGCGCGGATGTTCGGGATCACCGGCAGCAGCACCATCCGGATGCCGGGGCGGGCCTCCCGGGCGGCCGCGACGAAGCGGCGGACGTTGGCGGCGGTGTCCTCGGCGCCGGTGTAGAAGCCGAGGTCGATCAGGCCGAGGGAGACGAGCAGGACGTCGGCCCGGCTGGCCCGGGCGGCGGGGCCTATCAGGGGCGCCATGTGCTGCCAGCCCTCGCCCCAGCCGGCCAGGTGACGGCGGGCGTCCTGCGGGAAGTCCGGGTCGGCGTACGCGTGGCTGGCGGGCGCGTCGGCGGCGGTGTCGTACAGCTCGCTGCGCGGGCCGACGATCTCGTACGGCCCGCCGAGGGTGGAGCCCAGGTGCTGCCACATCCGGTAGCGCCAGGTGTAGTCGCCGGCGCGTCCGATGGTCATGGAGTCGCCGACGAACATGAAACGCATCCGGTCATCATCGCGGATCACCCGACAGGCGCCCCTGTGATGCCGGACACGCCGAGAGACAGGCCCAGCGGGCTGGCAGGCTGGGGGCATGCGCCTGTTGCCGTTGTCGTCCGCCTCCGCCGCCCTCGTGCTCGCCCTGCTGCCGTCGTCGGCCGCCCTCGCGGCCGAGGCTGCCGCGGGTCCCGGGGCGTCCTCCTTCACCATCGCCGATCCGCG is a genomic window containing:
- a CDS encoding sacsin N-terminal ATP-binding-like domain-containing protein → MSVRVTAAQSGVDPFGTARLRRGVLDAWGAGPARFREDANAEEDLALGGYRDRLVVELAQNAADAAARARVPGRLRLTLHAGEGGHAVLAVANTGAALDATGVESLSTLRASAKRESGTGAGSGSGSGSGSGSGDTVGRFGVGFAAVLAVSDEPAVLGRHGGVRWSLAESRELARDAAVGSPGLGDELRRRDGHVPLLRLPLPAEGTAPDGYDTVVVLPLRDAAAEGLVERLLTGIDDALLLTLPGLREVVVETPAGPARTLYRRDEGSYTVIEDSRSGTSRWRTVRHGGPIEKALLADRPVEERLRPFWSVSWAVPVDTEGAPLRPATAPVVHAPTPTDEPLGIPALLIATLPLDTTRRHPAPGPLTDFLVERAADAYAELLGAWDPVTTALVDLVPGPLGKGELDGALRAAVLRRLPRTAFLEPAAPPEHAEERAALRPFEAEVVEGAGADTVRVLAEVLPTLLPAGLERRPELRTLGVGRLPLGDAIERIAGIERTPDWWHRLYDSLAGVDPDRLSGLPVPLADGRTTIGPRHVLLPYADTPVDLARLGLKVAHPDAAHPLLEKLGSLPATPRAVLTTPQVRAAVAGSMDAGEIWDEDALDPEELADVVLGLVRDADLAPGEEPWLGALALPDEDGELTPAGELLLPGSPLASVIREDEVPYVDAELASRWDADTLTACGVLAVFQLVRATDVVLDPDELEPRDGDFAEPDDAGLLDAVDVWCEDLLDQLPDTPVPPVATELVAVRDLDLVDDDCWPQALAMLAQPPLRDALTQPVRVLLPDGTTQSVRSYTAWWLRDHPVLDGRRPAGLRAAGGDPLLAGLYTSADATGFEDEQVLRALGVRTTVPALLDEPGGAAELLARLADPEREVTGRQLHGLYSALADLDPEQVTLPDELRAVVDGEVRVVDAADAVIADAPDLLPLTEGLPLLPVAPSRAPDLADLLQVRRVSETVPAEVTTPGEEHEVPEPVRVLLGPSTPATYVEHEELIAGGIELDWRRTPDGTLHASTLEGVAAGLAWSAGQWPRRFEVAALLEDPSRTAELARDRWFD
- a CDS encoding cation-translocating P-type ATPase, which codes for MTQRAKIDQDGPERAGGAIDAGAELDPVHPMRPPAPRFKPGGLTTAEVAERVARGDVNDVPVRSSRSTVDIVRANVFTRFNAIIGVLWVIMLFVAPIQDSLFGFVIIANTGIGIIQEMRAKKTLDGLAVIGEAKPSVRRDGRTGEISTSEIVLGDVIELGPGDKVVVDGSVGEADGLEIDESLLTGEADPVLKKPGDLVMSGSFVVAGGGAFTATKVGREAYAAQLAEEASRFTLVHSELRSGISTILKYVTWMMIPTSIGLIISQLVVKENNLNDAIARTVGGIVPMIPEGLVLLTSVAFAIGVIRLGRQQCLVQELPAIEGLARVDVVCLDKTGTLTEGGMDVTELRPLGGADPAYVKKVLGALGESDPRPNASLQAIIDAYPDSAEWRCTESLPFSSARKYSGASFSEGDGENNTWLLGAPDILLPSGDPALDEINDLNEQGLRVLLLARSARELDDAAVATGVRPTALVVLEQRLRPDAADTLRYFEDQDVKAKVISGDNAISVGAVAGKLGLPGAENTVDARKLPTEQVGMAQVLDANSVFGRVTPQQKRDMVGALQSKGHTVAMTGDGVNDVLALKDADIGVSMGSGSEATRAVAQIVLLNNSFATLPSVVAEGRRVIGNITRVATLFLTKTVYSVLLAVLVVCSQVEYPFLPRHLTLLSTLTIGIPAFFLALAPNKERAKPHFVKRVMRYAIPGGVIAATATFVTYLIARHYYTGPDALKAETSAATLTLFLTSMWVLAIIARPYTWWRVGLVGAMGGAFLIVLVVPWLQDFFQLKLVGVTMPWIAVAVAAAAATLIEFTFHWVNRKFPAGPA
- a CDS encoding DUF2530 domain-containing protein, whose product is MAKWTPKHEAPEPLEGPIVATITGGTIIWFVLFVVQLPFYGWFADRDLLWWVWTCAAGGFLGLIGIWYVRGRDAALKRHAAEASSAEADPSAQA